A stretch of Dromaius novaehollandiae isolate bDroNov1 chromosome 8, bDroNov1.hap1, whole genome shotgun sequence DNA encodes these proteins:
- the LOC112997426 gene encoding 14 kDa phosphohistidine phosphatase-like has translation MAAVPEVEIDADGTFKYILVRLQRPGGEERRDIVRGTKAAEFHNHIFEKVNPEMEKLGYECECLGGGKIDHNSKDKKIRVFGLSTGYGKADHSVTVEILKKKYTDYEITWSDDKK, from the exons atGGCGGCGGTGCCGGAGGTGGAGATCGACGCCGACGGCACGTTCAAGTACATCCTGGTGCGCCTGCAGCGCCCGGGCGGCGAGGAGCGGCGGGACATCGTCCGCGGCACCAAGGCCGCCGAGTTCCACA ATCACATATTTGAGAAAGTAAATCCTGAAATGGAAAAGCTGGGATATGAGTGCGAGTGCCTCGGAGGAGGAAAAATTGATCATAATAGCAAAGACAAGAAAATTAGGGTATTTGGACTTTCTACA GGCTATGGTAAAGCAGATCACTCGGTGACtgtagaaatactgaaaaaaaagtatACAGATTATGAAATTACATGGTCAGATGACAAAAAATAG